A stretch of the Streptomyces sp. WMMB303 genome encodes the following:
- the fdhD gene encoding formate dehydrogenase accessory sulfurtransferase FdhD translates to MGRVTARRPVVRVREGAVSTRPDTLVTEEPLEIRLGGTPLAVTMRTPGDDFALATGFLVSEGVVAAAEDVAGISYCGDARDEEGARTYNTVDVRLAPHVPAPDLAGLERNVYTTSSCGLCGKASLDAVRTTARWELDRARPHGIGTGLLTRLPDRLRAAQRVFDRTGGLHAAALFSATGELLDVREDVGRHNAVDKVVGHAARDGALPLRDALLMVSGRASFELAQKAVMAGIPVLAAVSAPSSLAVDLAEEAGLTLVGFLRGSSMNIYTGSHRLALPDPSAEADAEAAAGAG, encoded by the coding sequence ATGGGCAGGGTCACCGCACGACGCCCCGTCGTACGCGTCCGGGAGGGGGCGGTCAGCACCCGGCCGGACACCCTCGTCACCGAGGAACCCCTGGAGATCCGGCTCGGCGGCACGCCGCTGGCGGTCACCATGCGCACGCCCGGCGACGACTTCGCGCTGGCGACCGGGTTCCTGGTCAGCGAGGGAGTCGTCGCCGCGGCCGAGGACGTCGCCGGGATCTCCTACTGCGGAGACGCCCGCGACGAGGAGGGCGCCCGCACCTACAACACGGTCGATGTACGCCTCGCCCCGCACGTTCCGGCCCCCGACCTCGCCGGGCTGGAGCGCAACGTCTACACCACGTCCTCCTGCGGACTGTGCGGCAAGGCCAGCCTGGACGCGGTCCGCACCACGGCGCGCTGGGAGCTGGACCGCGCACGTCCGCACGGCATCGGCACCGGACTGCTGACCCGGCTCCCGGACCGGCTGCGCGCCGCCCAGCGGGTGTTCGACCGCACGGGCGGGCTGCACGCGGCGGCGCTGTTCTCGGCCACCGGCGAACTCCTCGACGTACGCGAGGACGTGGGACGGCACAACGCCGTGGACAAGGTGGTGGGCCACGCGGCGCGGGACGGCGCGCTTCCGCTGCGCGACGCGCTGCTGATGGTCTCGGGGCGCGCCTCGTTCGAACTGGCACAGAAGGCGGTGATGGCAGGCATCCCGGTACTGGCGGCCGTCTCGGCGCCGTCGTCCCTCGCCGTCGACCTGGCGGAGGAGGCGGGGCTGACCCTGGTCGGGTTCCTGCGCGGCTCCTCGATGAACATCTACACGGGGTCGCATCGGCTGGCGCTGCCTGACCCGTCGGCCGAGGCGGACGCCGAGGCGGCCGCGGGCGCCGGCTGA
- a CDS encoding AMP-dependent synthetase/ligase: MREFTVPALTTTPQVGGVADAVFAHAERTPHLPLLARKGRDGSWQDVPAAQFRDEVMAVAKGLLAQGVRFGDRVALMSRTRYEWTLLDFALWALGAQSVPVYPTSSAEQVAWMLYDAEVTAAVVEHEDHAMTIGSVVDGLPRLKKLWQFDSGAVQELITAGAHLEDEVVHRHRLALTPDTVATIIYTSGTTGRPKGCVITHANFMAETDNIIARYDRVFSAKAGEQGSLLLFLPLAHVFGRMVEVAAVRAGLKVGHQPEMTARALLPDLAAFHPTFIQAVPHLFEKIFASARRKAESEGRLGAFEKAVEVAVRYAEAVEHKAFGTGPGPGASLRMQHQFYDKFVYAKLREAMGGRCRYAMSGGSAMERRLGLFFDGAGMRILEGYGLTETTAAAVANPPERPRFGTVGQPVPGTTVRIAEDGEILVSGGQIFAGYLNNARATQDTLRGDWFATGDLGALDDDGYLTITGRKKEILVTSSGKSVSPGPLEDRVREHPLVGQCIVLGNDRPYVSALLTLDEEAVQHWLAMRQKPETDPADLLRDEDLETEMRRAVVAANTQVSQAESIRTFRILAAPFTEEDGLLTPSLKLRRAAIEAACAVEIEALYQG; this comes from the coding sequence TTGCGCGAGTTCACCGTTCCGGCCCTGACGACCACCCCCCAGGTCGGCGGAGTGGCCGATGCCGTCTTCGCGCACGCCGAGCGGACGCCCCACCTGCCGCTGCTCGCCCGCAAGGGTCGGGACGGCAGCTGGCAGGACGTACCGGCGGCACAGTTCCGGGACGAGGTCATGGCAGTCGCGAAGGGTCTGCTGGCCCAGGGCGTCCGGTTCGGCGACCGCGTGGCGCTGATGTCGCGTACGCGCTACGAGTGGACGCTGCTGGACTTCGCACTGTGGGCACTCGGAGCCCAGTCCGTGCCCGTCTACCCGACCTCCTCGGCCGAGCAGGTCGCCTGGATGCTGTACGACGCCGAGGTGACGGCTGCGGTGGTCGAGCACGAGGACCACGCGATGACCATCGGTTCGGTCGTCGACGGGCTGCCGCGGCTCAAGAAGCTGTGGCAGTTCGACTCCGGAGCGGTGCAGGAACTGATCACCGCGGGGGCGCACCTCGAGGACGAGGTCGTCCACCGGCACCGGCTCGCCCTCACCCCGGACACGGTCGCCACGATCATCTACACCTCCGGGACCACGGGCCGCCCCAAGGGCTGTGTGATCACACATGCCAACTTCATGGCCGAGACCGACAACATCATCGCCCGGTACGACCGGGTCTTCAGCGCCAAGGCGGGGGAGCAGGGCTCCCTGCTGCTGTTCCTGCCGCTGGCCCACGTCTTCGGCCGGATGGTGGAGGTGGCGGCGGTGCGGGCCGGGCTCAAGGTGGGGCACCAGCCGGAGATGACGGCGCGGGCGCTGCTGCCCGACCTGGCGGCATTCCACCCCACCTTCATCCAGGCGGTCCCGCACCTGTTCGAAAAGATCTTCGCAAGCGCCCGCCGCAAGGCCGAGTCCGAGGGGCGGCTCGGCGCGTTCGAGAAGGCCGTGGAGGTGGCCGTCCGGTACGCCGAGGCCGTCGAGCACAAGGCGTTCGGCACCGGCCCGGGCCCCGGCGCCTCGCTGCGGATGCAGCACCAGTTCTACGACAAGTTCGTCTACGCCAAGCTGCGGGAGGCCATGGGCGGTCGCTGCCGGTACGCCATGTCGGGCGGTTCGGCCATGGAACGGCGGCTGGGCCTGTTCTTCGACGGCGCCGGAATGCGGATCCTCGAGGGATACGGGCTGACCGAGACGACGGCCGCCGCCGTGGCCAACCCGCCCGAACGCCCCCGCTTCGGCACCGTCGGGCAGCCGGTGCCCGGCACCACCGTGCGGATCGCCGAGGACGGTGAGATCCTGGTCAGCGGCGGTCAGATCTTCGCCGGCTATCTGAACAACGCGCGTGCCACCCAGGACACCCTGCGCGGCGACTGGTTCGCCACCGGCGATCTGGGCGCCCTGGACGACGACGGCTACCTGACGATCACCGGCCGCAAGAAGGAGATCCTGGTGACCTCCAGCGGCAAGAGCGTCTCCCCCGGCCCGCTGGAGGACCGCGTCCGCGAGCATCCGCTCGTCGGGCAGTGCATCGTGCTGGGCAACGACCGGCCGTACGTCTCCGCGCTGCTCACGCTCGACGAGGAGGCGGTGCAGCACTGGCTCGCGATGCGCCAGAAGCCCGAGACGGACCCCGCGGACCTGCTGCGGGACGAGGACTTGGAGACCGAGATGCGCAGGGCGGTGGTCGCCGCGAACACCCAGGTGTCCCAGGCGGAGTCGATCCGCACGTTCCGTATCCTCGCGGCGCCCTTCACCGAGGAGGACGGGCTGCTGACCCCGTCGCTGAAGCTGCGGCGCGCCGCGATCGAGGCGGCCTGCGCGGTGGAGATCGAGGCGTTGTACCAGGGCTGA
- a CDS encoding aldo/keto reductase — MSNVPTITLNNGVTMPQLGFGVWQVPADEAATAVTTALESGYRSIDTAAAYENEEGVGRALTASGLPRDEVFVTTKLWNADQGYDTTLRAFDASLTKLGLDFVDLYLIHWPMPEVDRYEETWRAFEKIHADGRARAIGVSNFQPTHLNRIIQLGGTVPAVNQIELHPRLQQSVPRAFHADHHIATEAWSPLGQGGDLLDDPTLGGIAERHGKTVAQVVLRWHLQLGNVVIPKSVTPSRVRENIDLFDFELSGEEMARIAELNTDTRIGPDPDTMNWTGD, encoded by the coding sequence GTGAGCAACGTTCCCACCATCACGCTCAACAACGGCGTCACGATGCCGCAGCTCGGCTTCGGCGTCTGGCAGGTGCCCGCCGACGAGGCGGCCACGGCGGTGACCACGGCGCTGGAGTCCGGCTACCGCAGCATCGACACCGCGGCGGCGTACGAGAACGAGGAGGGTGTCGGCCGCGCGCTGACCGCCTCCGGCCTGCCCCGCGACGAGGTGTTCGTCACCACCAAGCTGTGGAACGCCGACCAGGGGTACGACACGACCCTGCGCGCCTTCGACGCCTCCCTCACCAAGCTCGGCCTGGACTTCGTCGATCTGTACCTGATCCACTGGCCGATGCCGGAGGTGGACAGGTACGAGGAGACCTGGCGGGCCTTCGAGAAGATCCACGCCGACGGGCGCGCCCGCGCCATCGGCGTCTCCAACTTCCAGCCGACCCACCTCAACCGGATCATCCAGCTCGGCGGGACGGTACCGGCCGTCAACCAGATCGAGCTGCACCCCCGGCTGCAGCAGTCGGTGCCGCGCGCCTTCCACGCCGACCACCACATCGCCACCGAGGCGTGGTCCCCGCTCGGCCAGGGCGGTGACCTGCTCGACGACCCGACGCTGGGCGGGATCGCCGAGCGGCACGGCAAGACCGTCGCGCAGGTGGTGCTGCGCTGGCACCTCCAGCTCGGCAACGTGGTGATCCCCAAGTCGGTCACTCCCTCCCGGGTACGGGAGAACATCGACCTCTTCGACTTCGAGCTGAGCGGCGAGGAGATGGCCCGGATCGCCGAACTCAACACCGACACCCGGATCGGCCCCGACCCGGACACCATGAACTGGACCGGCGACTGA
- a CDS encoding 4a-hydroxytetrahydrobiopterin dehydratase has product MDQTVTDTAWQAGAPDRRPAGPQPIEEGTLMAPQPLTPEETEQALDGLPHWTTDGDSVSRSYSLPGHLPAAAMAMHIAALQEELGHHSELTLGYDTLSVTVNTHSAGGRITELDIALARRIEEIAPGHGAS; this is encoded by the coding sequence ATGGACCAGACGGTAACCGACACCGCGTGGCAGGCTGGGGCCCCGGACCGCCGTCCGGCCGGCCCGCAGCCGATCGAGGAAGGGACCCTCATGGCGCCCCAGCCGCTGACCCCCGAGGAGACCGAGCAGGCACTGGACGGTCTTCCGCACTGGACGACCGACGGCGACAGCGTCTCGCGCAGCTACTCCCTGCCGGGGCACCTTCCCGCGGCGGCGATGGCGATGCACATCGCGGCGCTGCAGGAGGAACTCGGCCACCATTCGGAGCTGACGCTGGGCTACGACACGCTCTCGGTCACCGTCAACACGCACAGTGCCGGCGGGCGGATCACCGAGCTGGACATCGCCCTGGCCCGGCGGATCGAGGAGATCGCGCCGGGCCACGGAGCGAGCTGA
- a CDS encoding helix-turn-helix transcriptional regulator translates to MTLLSGTHSDAPSVGTLLRGWRERAALSQLELALRADSSARHISFIETGRTAPSREMVLKLAATLDVPVRERNTLLLSAGFAPAFAATPLDDPALQQVRGALERMVAAYQPYPALVLDGCYTVVAANAGLAALLEGVAPHLLEPPLNAMRITLHPEGLAPRIRNLAEWRGHLLDQMSRQLALHRSPALRALHDEVAAYPLPGADAAAPGDAAAPVPGDQPRFALPLVIEHGGQTLSFLSTIATFNTPLDVTVSELAVETFLPADAATAKALHGTG, encoded by the coding sequence ATGACGCTTCTGTCCGGGACGCACTCCGACGCCCCCTCCGTCGGGACGCTGCTGCGCGGGTGGCGCGAGCGCGCGGCGCTCAGCCAACTCGAACTGGCACTGCGCGCCGACTCCTCCGCGCGCCACATCAGCTTCATCGAGACCGGGCGCACCGCGCCCAGCCGCGAGATGGTCCTCAAACTGGCGGCCACCTTGGACGTCCCGGTACGCGAACGCAACACACTGCTGCTGTCCGCCGGCTTCGCGCCGGCCTTCGCCGCGACCCCGCTGGACGACCCGGCCCTCCAGCAGGTGCGCGGCGCGCTGGAGCGGATGGTCGCCGCCTACCAGCCCTACCCCGCACTGGTGCTCGACGGCTGCTACACGGTGGTGGCCGCCAACGCCGGCCTGGCCGCACTGCTGGAAGGGGTGGCCCCGCACCTGCTGGAACCCCCGCTGAACGCCATGCGGATCACCCTGCACCCCGAGGGGCTCGCCCCCCGCATCCGCAACCTCGCCGAGTGGCGGGGTCACCTGCTGGACCAGATGAGCCGGCAACTCGCCCTGCACCGCTCCCCCGCGCTGCGGGCCCTGCACGACGAGGTGGCCGCCTATCCGCTGCCGGGCGCGGACGCCGCTGCGCCCGGCGACGCGGCGGCTCCCGTGCCCGGGGACCAGCCGCGGTTCGCGCTGCCCCTGGTCATCGAGCACGGGGGGCAGACCCTCTCGTTCCTGTCCACCATCGCCACCTTCAACACCCCGCTGGATGTGACCGTCTCCGAACTCGCCGTGGAGACCTTCCTCCCGGCCGACGCCGCGACGGCCAAGGCGCTGCACGGCACCGGGTGA
- a CDS encoding YrhK family protein has translation MSQNPPHQHRSGNLTLHLGKEELVVRQRYETTSIANDVLIAVWFLIGSIMFFSSEWTRTGTWCFVFGSVELLIRPVIRLTRQLHIQKMRGGTRGMTASDQDY, from the coding sequence GTGTCTCAGAACCCCCCACACCAGCACAGAAGCGGCAATCTCACCTTGCACCTCGGCAAGGAGGAGCTGGTCGTCCGGCAGCGCTACGAGACGACCAGCATCGCCAACGACGTCCTGATCGCGGTCTGGTTCCTCATCGGCAGCATCATGTTCTTCTCATCCGAGTGGACCCGCACCGGAACCTGGTGCTTCGTGTTCGGCAGCGTGGAACTGCTGATCCGCCCGGTCATCCGGCTCACCCGGCAGCTGCACATCCAGAAGATGCGCGGCGGCACCCGCGGGATGACCGCCTCCGACCAGGACTACTGA
- a CDS encoding VOC family protein, giving the protein MSSIQPVILTADQDVLLGFYTQLFGAEEVFRVPVEGPAFYVGLRIGDTDLGLVAKADPGTGAAPRILLSIGVDDVDEMLGRVEALGGSVRTGPNDMPWGQRVAHIKDPDGNAVNLTQPIPAR; this is encoded by the coding sequence ATGTCCAGCATCCAGCCAGTGATTCTCACCGCCGACCAGGATGTTCTGCTCGGCTTCTACACGCAGTTGTTCGGTGCGGAAGAGGTCTTCCGGGTCCCTGTAGAGGGCCCGGCCTTCTACGTCGGCCTGCGCATCGGCGACACCGACCTCGGGCTGGTGGCCAAGGCGGACCCGGGGACCGGGGCAGCCCCCCGCATCCTGCTCAGCATCGGTGTCGACGACGTCGACGAGATGCTCGGCCGGGTGGAGGCGCTGGGTGGTTCGGTACGCACCGGGCCCAACGACATGCCGTGGGGACAGCGTGTCGCCCACATCAAGGACCCCGACGGCAACGCGGTGAACCTCACGCAGCCGATCCCGGCCCGGTGA
- a CDS encoding acyl-CoA desaturase: MTTAIDAPQPRTARDSGSIAPRAAREGSGGGRQGSDFSRLSARISDAGLMDRRPLYYAVRLTLVGLAFAAGWVAVFAVGASWWQLAVAGYLGVIYGQLALVAHDLAHRQVFRGRRASEVFGRLVGNLCIGMSYGWWMNKHTRHHANPNHEELDPDVAPDILVWSREQAAEARGLPRFVGRHQAALFFPLLTLEGFNLHVSSFRALRRPHLKRRRLEGGLLLVHTACYLGALFWALPAGTALAVLFVHHAVFGVYLGSIFAPNHKGMPTLKGDERPDFLRRQVLTSRNVRGGPLTDLALGGLNYQIEHHLFPSMPTPHLRRARPLVRDYCAELGVPYHETGLLTSWREAMRHLRDVGTPIRHGSGTSGQTEDAGQPAA, encoded by the coding sequence ATGACGACAGCGATCGACGCACCGCAGCCGCGCACCGCCCGGGACTCCGGCAGCATCGCCCCGCGGGCCGCGCGGGAAGGCTCCGGCGGAGGGCGGCAGGGCAGCGACTTCTCCCGGCTCTCGGCTCGGATCTCGGACGCCGGACTGATGGACCGCAGACCGCTCTACTACGCCGTACGCCTCACGCTCGTCGGGCTGGCGTTCGCCGCCGGGTGGGTGGCCGTGTTCGCCGTGGGCGCCTCCTGGTGGCAGCTTGCCGTCGCCGGGTACCTGGGCGTGATCTACGGCCAGCTCGCGCTGGTCGCCCACGACCTGGCGCACCGCCAGGTGTTCCGCGGCCGCCGGGCCAGCGAGGTGTTCGGCCGCCTGGTGGGCAACCTGTGCATCGGGATGTCCTACGGCTGGTGGATGAACAAGCACACCCGGCACCACGCCAATCCCAACCATGAGGAACTCGATCCGGATGTCGCACCCGACATCCTGGTCTGGTCACGGGAGCAGGCGGCCGAGGCGCGCGGGCTGCCCCGGTTCGTGGGACGGCACCAGGCGGCGCTGTTCTTCCCGCTGCTGACGCTGGAGGGCTTCAATCTGCACGTCTCCAGCTTCCGGGCACTGCGCCGGCCGCATCTCAAGCGCAGGCGGCTGGAGGGAGGTCTGCTGCTGGTGCACACCGCCTGCTATCTGGGTGCGCTGTTCTGGGCGCTGCCGGCCGGTACGGCCCTCGCGGTGCTCTTCGTCCACCACGCCGTCTTCGGCGTCTATCTGGGCAGCATCTTCGCGCCCAACCACAAGGGCATGCCCACGCTCAAGGGCGACGAGCGCCCGGACTTCCTGCGCCGCCAGGTGCTCACCTCGCGCAACGTGCGCGGCGGGCCGCTCACCGATCTGGCGCTGGGCGGTCTCAACTACCAGATCGAGCACCATCTCTTCCCGAGCATGCCGACCCCGCATCTGCGCAGGGCCCGCCCGCTCGTCCGCGACTACTGCGCCGAGCTGGGCGTCCCGTACCACGAGACGGGACTGCTCACCTCATGGCGCGAGGCGATGCGCCATCTGCGGGACGTGGGCACGCCGATCCGGCACGGCAGCGGGACCTCCGGGCAGACGGAGGACGCCGGGCAGCCCGCGGCCTGA
- a CDS encoding phage holin family protein: MRVPRIPWRRLGAASLRVGAVWLAGTFTMLVLAGVLPDFRLQSAEGDSATVIGITAAVGAGVFGLLSALVWPLLVRAFLLVPALVLGLLVFFLNGSLLWLALSLIPYGRGSADPSMAVVVAAAMSAASSATNALLAVRDDRGYRHRLARIAGRRRRREGQGTPPRTPGTVFLQLDGLGHAVLREALEAPPGGEPLMPAVAALYGRTHRLTRWRTDWSSQTGASQLGILHGSNADVPAFRWYEKETGEVVVSNRPTSAAELQRRAVERTGDPGLLAQDGASRGNLFTGGARQVALVLSISARRGKETRSRAGYFAYFSDPANATRTAISFVAEVLREMVQSTRALLRRERPRVGRGGLYPFVRAFATVIERDVVVAAVLGDMLRCRTAVYADLVGYDEVAHHSGPRGRDTRQVLRRLDRSVRLIAKVAEHAPRPYRLVLLSDHGQSFGETFEHAYGLTLEDLIRAGSGLQVPRRAGRTASGSEARAAARAALRRPEESGQEAPRTPRRDTGPVVLASGNLGLVSFPEHPGRLTRERIQELRPALLPTLAEHPGIGFVVVLSAEHGPVALGAGGCEHRLETGEVVGLRDPLAPFGAGARQALLRTARFPHAPDIMVNSALDPATGAVHAFEEQIGSHGGLGGEQSDAFLLSPLELSPPVEPGRSLVGAEAVHRVLRRWLAESAQPHLLPGADQLAAASEGPGPVSGAAGPPGAQEPLPAAPGG, encoded by the coding sequence GTGCGCGTTCCCCGCATACCGTGGCGCAGGCTGGGCGCGGCCTCGCTCCGCGTCGGAGCCGTCTGGCTGGCCGGCACCTTCACGATGCTGGTGCTCGCCGGGGTGCTGCCGGATTTCCGGTTGCAGTCGGCCGAAGGCGACAGCGCCACCGTCATCGGCATCACGGCCGCCGTCGGCGCAGGCGTCTTCGGCCTGCTGAGCGCTCTGGTATGGCCGCTGCTGGTGCGTGCCTTCCTGCTGGTGCCGGCGCTGGTACTCGGCCTGCTCGTCTTCTTCCTCAACGGGTCGCTGCTGTGGCTCGCGCTGTCCCTGATCCCCTACGGCAGGGGCAGCGCCGATCCGTCCATGGCCGTCGTCGTGGCCGCCGCCATGTCCGCTGCCTCCTCGGCGACCAACGCCCTCCTCGCGGTCCGCGACGACCGGGGCTACCGGCACCGGCTGGCCCGGATCGCGGGCCGCAGAAGGCGGCGCGAGGGCCAGGGCACGCCGCCTCGCACTCCCGGCACGGTCTTCCTGCAACTCGACGGGCTCGGGCACGCGGTGCTCAGGGAGGCGCTGGAGGCGCCGCCCGGCGGCGAGCCGCTGATGCCCGCGGTCGCCGCGCTGTACGGGCGCACCCACCGGCTCACCCGCTGGCGCACCGACTGGTCCAGCCAGACCGGCGCCAGTCAGCTCGGCATCCTGCACGGCAGCAACGCCGACGTGCCCGCGTTCCGCTGGTACGAGAAGGAGACGGGCGAGGTCGTGGTCAGCAACCGGCCCACCAGCGCGGCCGAACTCCAGCGCCGTGCCGTCGAGCGCACCGGCGACCCGGGCCTGCTCGCGCAGGACGGTGCCAGCCGCGGCAACCTGTTCACGGGCGGCGCCCGGCAGGTCGCGCTGGTCCTGTCGATCTCGGCCCGCCGCGGCAAGGAGACCCGCTCCCGCGCCGGCTACTTCGCCTACTTCTCCGACCCGGCCAACGCGACCCGCACCGCCATCTCGTTCGTCGCCGAGGTGCTCCGCGAGATGGTCCAGTCCACCCGCGCGCTGCTGCGCCGGGAACGGCCGCGGGTGGGCCGCGGCGGGCTGTACCCGTTCGTCCGCGCGTTCGCCACCGTCATCGAGCGGGATGTGGTGGTGGCCGCCGTACTCGGGGACATGCTCAGGTGCCGGACGGCGGTCTACGCCGACCTGGTCGGCTACGACGAGGTGGCACACCACTCGGGACCGCGCGGCAGGGACACCCGGCAGGTGCTGCGGCGGCTGGACCGTTCGGTACGGCTGATCGCCAAGGTCGCCGAGCACGCGCCGCGGCCCTACCGGCTGGTGCTGCTCTCCGACCACGGGCAGAGCTTCGGGGAGACGTTCGAGCACGCGTACGGGCTGACCCTGGAGGACCTGATCCGGGCGGGCAGCGGGCTGCAGGTGCCCCGCCGCGCCGGGCGGACGGCCAGCGGCTCGGAGGCGCGGGCCGCGGCGCGCGCGGCCCTGCGCCGCCCCGAGGAGTCCGGCCAGGAAGCGCCGCGCACCCCGCGCCGGGACACCGGACCGGTCGTGCTGGCCTCCGGCAACCTGGGGCTGGTCTCCTTCCCCGAGCACCCCGGGCGGCTGACCCGCGAGCGCATCCAGGAACTGCGCCCGGCCCTGCTGCCCACCCTGGCCGAACACCCGGGCATCGGCTTCGTGGTGGTGCTGAGCGCCGAGCACGGACCGGTGGCGCTGGGCGCGGGCGGATGCGAGCACCGGCTGGAGACCGGCGAGGTGGTCGGCCTCCGCGACCCGCTGGCCCCGTTCGGCGCGGGCGCGCGCCAGGCACTGCTGCGTACGGCACGGTTCCCGCACGCCCCGGACATCATGGTCAACTCCGCGCTCGATCCGGCCACCGGTGCGGTGCACGCGTTCGAGGAGCAGATCGGCTCGCACGGCGGGCTGGGCGGTGAGCAGAGCGACGCGTTCCTGCTCTCCCCCTTGGAGCTGTCGCCTCCGGTCGAGCCGGGGCGGTCGCTGGTCGGTGCCGAGGCCGTGCACCGGGTGCTGCGGCGCTGGCTGGCGGAGTCGGCCCAGCCGCACCTGCTGCCGGGCGCCGACCAGTTGGCCGCGGCCTCGGAGGGGCCCGGACCGGTCTCCGGCGCCGCCGGGCCGCCCGGCGCGCAGGAGCCGCTGCCCGCCGCACCCGGCGGCTGA
- a CDS encoding MBL fold metallo-hydrolase, which produces MPVEVTWWGHATATVRDSGVTVLTDPLLVRRLAHLRRRRGALPPPHAARADLVLVSHLHADHLHLGSLAMLAPGTRVLVPRGALRAVPGLRRLARVLELVEVVPGDEVAAGPLTVRAVPAAHDGRRLPLGRHTAPALGFVVAGEERTYFAGDTGLFDGMAEAVGAVDTALLPVGGWGPFLGEGHLDAGRATEALARLRPRSAVPVHFGTYWPVGMDAVRPHEFHSPGTEFKRLAARPAPEVAVHLLGHGESVRLEADR; this is translated from the coding sequence GTGCCGGTCGAGGTCACCTGGTGGGGACATGCCACCGCCACCGTGCGGGACTCCGGGGTCACGGTGCTGACGGACCCGTTGCTGGTACGCCGGCTCGCCCATCTGCGCCGTCGGCGCGGGGCGCTGCCGCCACCGCACGCGGCGCGGGCCGACCTGGTGCTCGTCTCCCATCTGCACGCCGACCATCTGCACCTCGGCTCGCTCGCCATGCTCGCGCCGGGCACCCGAGTGCTGGTGCCGCGCGGTGCGCTGCGGGCCGTGCCCGGTCTGCGGCGGCTGGCGCGGGTGCTGGAGCTGGTCGAAGTCGTCCCGGGCGACGAGGTCGCGGCGGGCCCGCTGACCGTCCGGGCCGTCCCCGCCGCGCACGACGGGCGGCGGCTGCCGCTGGGCCGGCACACGGCTCCCGCCCTGGGGTTCGTGGTGGCGGGCGAGGAGCGCACCTACTTCGCGGGGGACACCGGTCTGTTCGACGGGATGGCGGAAGCGGTCGGGGCCGTGGACACGGCGCTGCTGCCGGTCGGCGGCTGGGGCCCCTTCCTGGGCGAGGGTCATCTGGACGCGGGCCGCGCCACCGAGGCGCTGGCCCGGCTGCGCCCGCGCAGCGCGGTGCCGGTGCACTTCGGCACGTACTGGCCGGTGGGCATGGACGCGGTCAGGCCGCACGAGTTCCACTCCCCCGGCACCGAGTTCAAGCGGCTGGCGGCGCGGCCCGCGCCGGAGGTCGCGGTACACCTGCTGGGGCACGGGGAGAGCGTGCGGCTGGAGGCGGACAGATGA
- a CDS encoding VTT domain-containing protein: MTGALPDGLGAVVHTVSEAVVRPPESTQQALGYPSLFLLVVLGSLVPVVPTGALVSGAAVVALHQSVPVLALLAVFGVASLAAFLGDLGLYWLGRRGVGSRNGSRWLTALRERAAPERLAQADARLRTHGVTVLVVSRLIPAGRIPVMLACLLARMRMREFARGDVLACLAWAAAYQLVGVAGGSLFPQPWEGIAAAVALTLLLSAAPAVWRRFRGPRASE; encoded by the coding sequence ATGACCGGTGCGCTCCCCGACGGCCTCGGCGCGGTCGTGCACACCGTCTCCGAGGCGGTGGTGCGGCCGCCCGAGTCCACCCAGCAGGCGCTGGGCTACCCCTCACTGTTCCTGCTGGTGGTGCTCGGCTCACTGGTGCCGGTCGTCCCGACGGGGGCGCTGGTCAGCGGGGCCGCCGTGGTGGCGCTCCACCAGAGCGTGCCGGTGCTCGCGCTGCTCGCCGTCTTCGGTGTCGCCTCGCTCGCCGCCTTCCTCGGCGACCTGGGGCTGTACTGGCTGGGCAGGCGCGGCGTCGGCTCCAGGAACGGCTCCCGCTGGCTGACGGCGCTGCGCGAGCGGGCCGCCCCCGAACGGCTCGCGCAGGCCGACGCCCGGCTGCGTACGCACGGGGTGACGGTGCTCGTCGTCTCCCGGCTGATCCCCGCGGGACGGATCCCCGTGATGCTCGCCTGCCTGCTGGCCCGGATGCGGATGCGCGAATTCGCCCGCGGGGACGTCCTGGCCTGCCTGGCGTGGGCCGCCGCCTACCAGCTCGTCGGCGTCGCGGGCGGCTCCCTCTTCCCCCAGCCCTGGGAGGGGATCGCGGCGGCTGTCGCACTGACCCTGCTCCTGAGCGCCGCCCCGGCGGTCTGGCGCCGGTTCCGCGGGCCACGCGCCTCGGAGTAG